The Daphnia magna isolate NIES linkage group LG3, ASM2063170v1.1, whole genome shotgun sequence genomic interval AGCATTGTCTGATCATTAAACAAAAACACcgttgtgttttctttttaacatcAGCTGATACAGGCAAAGTGGATCCATCGTTGGCTGAGCGTCAGCGTATGCTGAAACGGGCCCGATTGGCTGATTCGCTCAACGACCAATTGTCTCATCGGCCTGGGCCGCTGGAATTGATCCAGAAAAACATCCTTCACAcagatgaaaatgttgaacgAGCTGTCAAAGGTATGGAATGTTTAAAAACTCATTCCATTGTGTTgcgcattttttttaacgcttTCCTTTGATCTCACACAGAGGGCCAGATTTCTTTTCGGGCGACTTGTGAAGGTTCAGCTATCCGACCGTCGCATCCCATTCGCTACGTCACGCCCGAAGGCGACGATAGCAGTTCAGAGGGTAAATAGGACAATACCCTTTCGTGTTGCTCAATcctattttaatttaaaacaaaatttttttttaaaaaggtgcaTTGTCGCCCAGCCAGGACGGATCGTTGGATGGATGCCTAAGCAATGGAGGTATGACAGGCGTTAGTGGCTCAAGTACGACAGCAGGAGCTTCTTCAAGCCCTGCGACAGTAGCATCAAGCCCTGGATCGCTCAGCTCTGTTGCGTCACCGGCCACATCATTGGTGGTGGCGCCATCTCCACCTCCTCCTCCGCCCATGCCTACTCCGCAACCGCAGAAGAAAGTAGAGCAATCCGCTACTGTCCCTCCACCACCGCCTCCTCCTCTTCCAGTTGTGCCTTCTTCCTCAAGCTCATTGCCCGTAGTAATCAAAACCGCTGTGGACATCTCGAAGAACCGTAACAGGAAGAAGTCGAAACAAAAATGTCCGCCCAAGCCGCGCACCATCAAATTCCACGAATACAAAGGCCCACCAAATGCACAGAAACTGCAGCCGGCCGTCCCGTCCGATGTGGAATCATCTTACGAGCTTCTTTTACAGCAACAGCAGTTGTTCCTTCAGTGGCAGCTGGAATGGCAACACAAGTACCCGCAAATCATCTTGCCGGCCAAAGCGCCCTGTAGTAGTCCGTCGGCTCATAACGCCGCCGCAACAACTGAAGATGCAGCCAACAATTTGACGGCCGCCCTTTTGTCTGCCTCTCTACCGTCGTCGACCTGTTCTACCACAGCGGCTCCTTCACCGGCTCCTAGTACACAGAGCGAATCCATGGCTTCCGTCATGTCCGCCACGCCAAGCAACACGACACGGATCACTGTCCGTCTAGAAGAGATGAAAGTTAGCGATTTAAAAGCTGAATTGAAGAAGCGTAACTTGCCCGTGTCCGGATCAAAACCGCAACTGATTGATCGACTCCGGCCGTTTGTCGGTGAAGACGCAACACTAACAGCTAGCCGATCTTTATCTCGGCGCGGATCGCAAAGCCAATTGCAACAACAGCCACAGCCAGCTGCGCAAATGTTGATGGCCGACGATGTGGGTCCTATGCCATCACCTCCGACCAGCAACGCTTCCCGCCGTGTCTCTTGCAGCAGCTTGGACGGAAGCATTAGTAGTTTCCGGGCGGGCAGTAGCGACATGGTCCTTCCCTCTCTTTCACCGACCAGCTCAGCAGCATCGTATTCAATGTCTCCCAGTCCTTGTTCCGTCCGTCCTCCTTCCGTCATCAACATGGATATGGATATTGAAATGAACGATGCCTCTTCCAACACGCTGGATGCAACAGAAATCAAACTGGAAGCTCCGCCTACACCTCCGCCACTTCCGTCACAGCAACAGCCAGTCGAACAACAAATTGAAGACTTGGTGCGCGGCTTGCAAGAGGAGCAGCGCCTGTTGGTGGAACAACAGCAACTGCTTAGACAACAAGCGGCCGCGTCGGCTCACGAAGAAGCTCAACAAGTTGCCAATGTGGCAACGTCCAACGATCCAAAGTCGCAGCAAAAGTTTCTGTTGCAGCAACACCTACAGCTCAAgatgcagcagcagcagattCAAGTGCAATTGGAACAATTGCAACAAATTCAGCAGCAAGGACCTCCAAGTTCTCCGGCGTCATCGGGCAGATCCACATCGAGCCGGATGGCGGCCCGAGCCAACCGGAACGCGGCCAAATTGCAAACGTCCCGTAACAATGCAGCAGCGTCGTCACAATCCTCTGGCGAGGTGCCAGAATTCGCATCGCCTTCACCTTGTGAACCATCGTCCGAGCCATGCCATCCTCGGAGACCTCCTCCGCCCAACTACAGTGAAGCATCCCGCATGCTCCAGCAGCCGAGCAACAATACGTCGGCTGGAAAACCTCGCGTTTCCATCAAATCGCAGTTGGTGGACGACGTGCTGGATATACTAATCCGCAACGGTGAGCTGCCTCCTAGTGCGGCTCACGATCCAATAACACCAACGACTCCTCGTGATCCTCCGCCCATGCCTCCGCCACTCCCATCTCATTTGTTGACCAAACAGCCACAGGCGCTTTCACATCCAGCCGTATCGGCCACAGAGATCAAGTTTCCCTATATAGACATCAACGAGCTTGGCCTCAATCTCGACCTAGATTCACTGGGTGAGGCCATGGAGTTGGGTGTCTACGAAAACCATTCGACAGGGCCGACCGTCACGCCTTCGTCATCATCGGCCGCTGATGGACGCAATGACGAAGTGACGGCCATGGAGATGGATGTCTCCGATTGGCTCGATACGCTATTGCCACCGTTAAACGGTTCTCCATCGCTGCCGCTGTCTTCAAACTCGTCTGTGGCCTCGTCGACGTCGTCGTCCACTTCGGGATTCTCCAGTTTGGGTTCCGATCAGCATCCGTACTTGCTGCAACAGCCGTCGTCGCATCAGAGCTTTTCGCACACGTCAAACCAGTTGAATCAGTTGAATCAACCGATGCAGACGCTGTCGCATCAACAGATATCAGGCGATCCGCTCTTTTCCAGTTTGTCTTCCGATCCCTACACGGATCTCTTTGCACTGGAAGATACTGACATGAAATTGCCGGGATTGGGTAACACCCTTTCATGGGATAGGCTAGACTTTACAGCCTGataattattattgttatttctaTTCTCACCCTCCCTCTCAAAATCAAACCATTCATCTtgtctacacacacacacgcaatcTTCTCCTGCGCCAGACCAGTAGCTCATTGAAATTCACCGCTACCTTGCCTATAATTGATTGttactttcttttcatttctggcCATATAGTACTACAATGATAGATTTGTTTCGGTCTCTCACAAGCGATGGAAGAAAGTGAGAGTTACAGCCTTGAAAACCAGGGTAACGAGACAACAAATGATTTTGGTTGTCCTACCAGTGTGTGGTTTTTGCGGTTTCCCATCATCCTGtcaggttaaaaaaaaataataaaaatttaataaatcttggtgtgtgcgtgtgtcgATCGAACACAcgatattattattatttttaatttttcaaacttACAGAATATGCATTCGAGCCCACCAATTCATAATATTATTTCTTTAGTTTTCCAACATTCCACAATATCCagatgaatttttttttctttcccttttgccGTGACTCTTATTTGTTCCCTTTTTAGATGTgaggatttctttttcccttgtCGCCctcttattattttcaaaGTTTGTTATTTTGATAAGATGGGAAGGAATTAACCACCCGGTtgggttccttttttttttaaataattattattcaaAAGATCCTCCACAGCAGACAGAGTGCGGTTAGTTAACTCTTTTGTATTCAGTGGATCAATAACAGAGACAAaatggagaaacaaaaaatggattgAGTAACACGTAGAAGAAGAACGTCGCCACCCGATTATTTACCAATGGAGAAATAGAGGAAATGATCTCCTCCTTCTCTATATGTATTGACCAGTCTTATAGTGAAGTTGACCAGTGTCCCATCCCTTCTCCTTTAAAAAGcttgtgtttgtttttcttcgttttttgtttttgttgtacgAGATATATGTGTTCGCTCGCTCCCGCGTTCTTTAACGTTTATGCCTTGGCTTGGTTGTttgtgttattattattattcaataTCCTCCACCCACATTAGGGCTTCGTGAAATCGAtgttccttaaaaaaaagaaaaatgaaaaaaaaaaaaaaaatacgaggAAAAACGCTTAGCAATTTGGGAAAGTCTCAGAATGCGTGAATTGTTTAGATTGTCTCTAATGAAGCGTGCTCGTGTCTTGATCAGATGGCCACTAAtttgatgaaaagaaaatgtaattcTTTATTGTTTTCCATGTCAAAGCTTCCGATATTGCGATTATAATTGCTACTAAAAGCGATTTATTGCGTGCCTCTCCCCtgcctctctttctctctattCGTTTGAACGCGTGTaaagtttaaaaataatgACGATTAGAATGCTGCGTACGTGTTATTAATCGATACAACCTGTCTACATAATAACTGCCTCtcgtctttttcttcctcgattgaattcttttgttcttcttttcctcctatttttttgtttgtttgtgtaaaGTTATGCGATTGGTGTTAAAACCAGAAAGAATGTGCTTTATTACCTCCTCGCTCTTCTCTTTCGCTGATACGCTGGTGAATTGTGAAAATTCTTTAATGTAAATATGCAacactgcaaaaaaaaaaaaaatggaaagaaaagaaaaaaaagaacgttcTATTGTCCAAATAATGATGGTCtgtgttttcttatttatttattttcatgaGAAATAATTATCGTTAGAAAtgaggaaaaattaaattatccTTTTGATGTGTTGGCGTAATTGCAAACATTCGGCATCGCTGAACGGCATGGTTAAATTTGGAGGGAGCCATTCGCGATTTTGTCCAGCTCTGAGCTGCTTCTATTCTCTGTTCAATTACGAATAATGAGAATGGGAAAGGATTGAAAACAATTAAGTGACGTGCCAAGTCTTTTATGGGTTGTGTAGCACAAAGCGTGGAACCATGGATACATAATTAGCCTAATTAACACCGAAAAGTTGCAACAGTGGTGAAACCAGCATGATTGTGCTTCTTGCTTTCCATGCACGTTTTCTTTGTTCTCAACCATGTGTTGATTgtgttaaaaacaataaaggCCAAACGGTGTTTGTTGTGATTAGCCAAAGCGTGTTTGGCACGTGGTTTCATATTCACGTCCTCCCATTATCCAACAATTCAACAGTTATTCGCAATGGGACATTGAGTCGGCCATTGACATGACCTTGTAAATTGTTCTCAAGAGTTGACCTATTTTTACCGAACTTGTTCAACTGTGACTAGTGGTTTGGTGATCCTCTACATGCTATTGTCCAAGGGTAAGTAGCAAAATTCAAACTTTTTCTGTTCGTTGCAATCGTAATTGGTTTAAAATTCATCCGAGCGTGTCGAAACCTTCAAATTTAAATCTTGTGATACGATGAGTAGAAAGAAATAAGAACTTGCGAAAGAAAAATCTAGTTTTTTATCAAAAAGAAGTTATGCCCGCTATGAGGATTGAACTCATGACCGCTAGTTTACGAGACTAgcgctctaccactgagctaaaCAGGCTCATGTCGATTCATTTTGCCATGTACGTTTTGTTCGGTGTGTCATTTACGTGGACATTTTCTGGCGAACGAAAAGTTACTTTAATATTCGTTTCGATTCCAAAGAAAACTTTGatcattgatttttttcgaaAGAATTTGTATCCTAAGAATAACGTTTACTTGCCGTTATTTCGTACAGTTCAAAAGATGAAGTATAGCACACTGCATTGAACACAACTTTCATCCGTCAAAGACACGTCACGTATGACTGATGTTTAATCGCTATCAGCTTTGTATAGAATTACATCATGTTGACAAAAACCCGTTCAACAGTTTTTGCTCGTCTTCGTTCCCATCGCATTTTCGTTCCAGATTTGTCCATGTCAGCCGAAACGTCATCATTATAGCAATAGTGATGATGCGACACATCTTCCACAGCGTAATCGCCCTTGTTGCCATGGTTACCACACGTACTCGAAGCCCGTCAGAGGTTTTTGTAATAAAAACCCATTTATCAAGAATTCTTTCAAGCATAAAAAATAACTTGTTGATTGATGAATAACCGTGCAGCTACCCGCAACTATAAATCCCGTCTCGTACGTCAAGTGACAGCACAAGGCTACAGAGTTTCTCTATTATCCTGAATTtgcatatatttctttttaaagactGGTTGTAAAATATTACAAGTAACCGTATATTTTTTGGCATGATTTGGCGTCATACAGTTTAAGTATATTTATAGCGTTGAGGGCGAGAGAGAGACACGTTCGATACAATAAAGAACGGTTAGTAACGGGCGTAGGTAGAGCGTGACTTAGTTTTTTGGATGGAAAAGaacaataattaaaaatcCCGAGGTATCAGAAAAAGAACGCCAGTTGATTGTATCGCATAACCTTGGCCAGAAATAGCCAAAAAATACTGGCGACGAAAATGACCGCAGAGCCCGTCCATCCGAGTAGCATCGACCTGTAAAGTTCAGCGTTGAAAAATAATTACggaattcgttttttttttcctagaaAGTtgacgtcatttttttttttttatgcaaaaggggaaaagggtaaaaaaagaaaataattgtACCAGCTGTTTGAAAAGATGCGAGCCTCGTTGTACTCGGTTGGAGTCACTAACGGATCGTCGACAAAGCCCGTTTCACGTCGAGTGTTACGCTTGCAGTGCATGATGACGAGCGAGAAGACTGCAAAGAGAGCTGAATAACATGAAAAAAAGACGCCAAAGGCGTCTGAATTAAATTCTTTTCCCCACTTCAAACGTTCTTATTCTACGAAAAAGGTTTACGTTAGCCTAaagaaatcatttgaaaatcaCAATACCTGCTAGAATGTACATGACTCCCGTGATAAGCACGGCGCTGATTTGACGCTTTATAATTCCAAACGCGCCGAGCAGAGCGGCCGATGCGAGAAGGATAACGCAAACCATGGCGCAAGAGATCGATAAATTGTGCATCTCTGTGAGTAAACAGAACGTTTTCGCGTGaatcgtttgttttgttttgtttttttttgccaaaaaagTCCTCGGGGTGGTTTACGAACATGCAGTCCAGTAATtaaagaaagttttttttccccgctctattttttctttttttttactcactGGATTGAACGTGAAGGTTTAGGTAGTTTGGCGTCACACGAAATGCGTCATTCTCAATGCCCGAGGCTGTTGCAGCTGCTCCCGCGGTGAGGTATTCCGTACAAGCTTCACGGTCCAGTCCCATTTCTTGTAACATTCTCAGTTGGTCGTCTAtacgagaagaagaaaagaaaaaaaagaggaaaggttgcatttttttaatgttttcaaCGATTAAAATCTTTTGatgtaaaaggaaaaaaaaaaaaaacaaacgggaAAGCCAgttatttgattttgcattgatctgtatgtaaacaacttttaagATGCGCAAAACGGAACGTGAATGGCCAATTCATGCGCGAAGGATGTAACATGATAAAAACTATTCGGAATTTTTGCAATCAAAAAACGGGGTTATTGAAATCAAAAGGAATTTTAAGTTATTCGTTTAATTTAACCGACAGGACATTGTATCAAATGCGTTTTAGATAAACTTTGTGGGTGGTAAGGGAAATAAAAGATGGATAGATACATTCCACTATAGAAAAAATTCCTTATTTAGTTTATAGTTAGATTTAGCTAAATCCCACTATGTGGAGGGATCTGTAATGGCCGTTGCGTGTTTTTTTATCCTCCAGGGGGATAAAGTAACGAGGGATTTTATATGTACccacataaataaataaaaagaaaaataaagagagacCCACTCTGCAGATCGACGCAAAGATGCCAGATGCCGCCGTGCAGCGGGATCAGATAGAACAAAGAATCGGGACGGCGGCGGGAGCGTTTCTGTCGTTCGTGTGTTGTCATCACGTGCCTTCTCTTACGTCTCGAGAGAATACGAGACTTGTTGAACGATTCTTCCGGATGACTAAATCCATTCCATCTTATCTATacatttttgggggtttttaAGAAACATAAAAAGTTATTCGATCAAACACAGAAAAAACGTCGTACAATCAACAACGTTGATGGATCAATTTTTTGGCGCTGCCTCATCGATCTTGCCCATCCTCTTGTTTCCCGTTGTTGGGTGGTGGTCGTGATGAATGAATGATGGAgcgtgtatatatataccttaGATACTTCCTCCTGGCGGTCGATAGAGGCGAACTGTACGTAATTTGGGGCACCGAACGGCCTGTCCAATGAGAGACCCTCGCTGGCGTTTCTTTTGCCCAGGTGAAAATTAGACGGAACTCGAACTAATTTGCCATTGGCGGTCGATGGCCAAGATGATGACGTCAATGGATTTAACACGATCCGCGCCACCTATTTACGGCAAATCGAAGATgaaacttttatttattattgcaAATTATTACGCCGCGCTTCTCGTTTGCGTGAACGACAGCTGGTGACTGTTCCGGCAAAACTTGACGCATCTGCTATTCACCGTGGTTGTCAATGGTGCAACTCGATTCAATTAAAAGATTAAAAACGAAATATCGGTCGACCCCATTGAAAATCCTACCGCACGTGTGTGTGGCTTAACACACCTAGCACGACGATTAAAATAGAGGAATATATTATTCTTCGTCTTGGGCCATGGAACCACACACTAGTGGCTGGTGGTGTTGGGGGGGGTGCTCGTAATATTGATCCTGTACAAACTCATCAGACATGCAGACGAATAGATGCCCCTGAGGTTACCTAAAGGGAATTTTACTTGACTGCAtattctttcatatttttgcGACCGTATTGTTAGAATCTACTCCGTTTTTCGTGGTTCAATAAATGTGCAACCGTGCACGGAgggttatttatatttttttttcacggatcctttacttttttttttttttttaaaaaaggataaTAGGCTATGTGATTATCAAAATTTTTGGAGGTATTTTCTGATGGAACCATTCCCTAAAGGTTAAAGAGAGAGATCCCGCGCCTCAGGCGATAGTGATGAGTCACGACGGCAATGCATTATGGACGTCTACGTATTAAAGAAAAGGAGGGAATAACATAAAAGACTTACTGTTTTGTTAAAGAGCCAAGTAAGTCGATGAGTTCCGTTACTGCGACGAGCGATAGCGTCGATTGAACTGACGTTATAGTCGATTCTCTCCCAATAATCAGTAAAAATGGAAGCTGATAAAGccttaaaataaatgtaaacagttttttattaatatttttaaatgtttgtgGTGACAGGAAAGGATAATTACAGCCGTTCCGAGTAGAGTGAATGTGACGGTAATCATCAAACATCCGAATGTTGGGCGACATCGTTCACGACGACGACTCGCCTGTCGATGGCCGTGACGTTTCAAACGAACCGTTTCCAATCCTGACAAAGCAGCCGTTTCACTCGGATCCGACGACATGGTATGTAATCtgacgttttttttctaaacaagTACGAACCAATTCATATTTGAAGTCAACCTTCAAGTAATTTCACAAACAAATCAATTATGTTCGGCTATTATTACATTGACTTCTGTGCCCAtgcaatcatttctttttaaaacaagGTTTGTGGACGCTCACCACCAACTTGTCTCTCAACGTAGACACACTGTCCAATCGATTTCCTCCTACCCCTCCCCCCACACTGAAGGTGGGAAATGGAGTGTCTGATACACACGCGGGAAAACGCTGCGGATGTAAGATCTGGTAAATTGTAACATTTACTTATAGGGAAATGTAACACTTTAAACATCCTAGTGACGGTCTATTTCCCACAGTAAATACTAAATAACCTTAAGTATTACGAAAGTATGAGAttttttggaaacaaagacgGGGGTAATCCTTTCTTCAGGACTaactttcatttgttttcttttctttttatatatacatacagaGGAAGACTTCATTTATTGCGTTCGTTTGCGCGATCCATAAATCGTTCATTAAGTGCAAATCCCATTCGGCTAATGGTCGTACTTTGGGTGGGCTCCGTGATTTTTCCTATTCTCAGGTCCATTGCGGATTAAGAATTGCGGATGAAATATTTGCAGGAGAACGAAGGCAAACTTTTCCTCTGTGTTCGTGTAAAAAAGGGTCTTTCTTACTGGgcgtaaagaaaaaagaaacactttGGACGTGTTGAAGATGTGGTACATCCACAACAGCAACTTGATTTACAGTTCTCGATACGTGAGTTAAAAGGCCAATAGCTCGAAGACattgaaaactttttcttttctttttttttgggggggaagGTATGATACAAAATTATTTATCAAGCCACAAGGCGCGGGTGTGTGTGTATCTAAAATATTTACAGGCGACACACTCTTAGCGGGTCCCCTATATCGAAAATATTATCCATGCGCGAACGACGGAAAACCTCACAAAAATAGGACAACTATTTTTTGTTACGACGCTTTCATTTGATAAGAAAATAATTAACATTGACTAGTAATTACATACAgaataaaagggaaaggttTACCTATAATtgaatatgtttttttttcttcttgaaaatTGCTAATGGCTTGTTGATAAGTTTGTTGCCAATGGCCTTGGCTGGCCGATGACAATCAattccattcaaaatttttttttttttttagttgacaACAGCTGTTGCACTGGGGCGTTAAAACTTTACTCGCTCCCGGAGCCGCTGAACGGAGACTGAACACACGCACAACCACagtaaatataaatataagaACAGAGCAGGGGAGCCAAAAcgtgcgcaaaaaaaaaaaaaggaattacAAATCCTAGTAGCGAAGAGTCGCTCTCTTGCAAGGATCCCGTTTCTCTTTTGTCgacctttccttttttttcttgttctcaCTCACGCAGactttggtttcttttttgcttttcttctgTTATATATATCTACGCACAGAGTGAGACAAACGGTGTGCGCCGACTCCGTTTATGTATGCGCGTGCGCatagatttctttttctttttgtgttaagatttaaagaaaaaagaattttatttttgagacAAAAGAATagacaaacaaaagagaaacggCCTGTTGCCAAAGACTATTG includes:
- the LOC116918956 gene encoding myocardin-related transcription factor A isoform X2, with translation MRTDCGGPCESHSLEDQRWTVHLDRDLLHFLHSIYPDWFEDRMNNEMLSEHEGGSGKSEDSSSSDSDSPSPPSSPPRVDDSPLQKCMDRNKQSLKVKLMMRRPYMQLVDQGIMPPLKIPASFHEQRQKLQRAKMGDLLKHKIQHRPDRTELIRQHILEADTGKVDPSLAERQRMLKRARLADSLNDQLSHRPGPLELIQKNILHTDENVERAVKEGQISFRATCEGSAIRPSHPIRYVTPEGDDSSSEGALSPSQDGSLDGCLSNGGMTGVSGSSTTAGASSSPATVASSPGSLSSVASPATSLVVAPSPPPPPPMPTPQPQKKVEQSATVPPPPPPPLPVVPSSSSSLPVVIKTAVDISKNRNRKKSKQKCPPKPRTIKFHEYKGPPNAQKLQPAVPSDVESSYELLLQQQQLFLQWQLEWQHKYPQIILPAKAPCSSPSAHNAAATTEDAANNLTAALLSASLPSSTCSTTAAPSPAPSTQSESMASVMSATPSNTTRITVRLEEMKVSDLKAELKKRNLPVSGSKPQLIDRLRPFVGEDATLTASRSLSRRGSQSQLQQQPQPAAQMLMADDVGPMPSPPTSNASRRVSCSSLDGSISSFRAGSSDMVLPSLSPTSSAASYSMSPSPCSVRPPSVINMDMDIEMNDASSNTLDATEIKLEAPPTPPPLPSQQQPVEQQIEDLVRGLQEEQRLLVEQQQLLRQQAAASAHEEAQQVANVATSNDPKSQQKFLLQQHLQLKMQQQQIQVQLEQLQQIQQQGPPSSPASSGRSTSSRMAARANRNAAKLQTSRNNAAASSQSSGEVPEFASPSPCEPSSEPCHPRRPPPPNYSEASRMLQQPSNNTSAGKPRVSIKSQLVDDVLDILIRNGELPPSAAHDPITPTTPRDPPPMPPPLPSHLLTKQPQALSHPAVSATEIKFPYIDINELGLNLDLDSLGEAMELGVYENHSTGPTVTPSSSSAADGRNDEVTAMEMDVSDWLDTLLPPLNGSPSLPLSSNSSVASSTSSSTSGFSSLGSDQHPYLLQQPSSHQSFSHTSNQLNQLNQPMQTLSHQQISGDPLFSSLSSDPYTDLFALEDTDMKLPGLGNTLSWDRLDFTA
- the LOC116918956 gene encoding myocardin-related transcription factor A isoform X1 yields the protein MPVSTLTDTVATTFGTHATVSCSYCRDCGGPCESHSLEDQRWTVHLDRDLLHFLHSIYPDWFEDRMNNEMLSEHEGGSGKSEDSSSSDSDSPSPPSSPPRVDDSPLQKCMDRNKQSLKVKLMMRRPYMQLVDQGIMPPLKIPASFHEQRQKLQRAKMGDLLKHKIQHRPDRTELIRQHILEADTGKVDPSLAERQRMLKRARLADSLNDQLSHRPGPLELIQKNILHTDENVERAVKEGQISFRATCEGSAIRPSHPIRYVTPEGDDSSSEGALSPSQDGSLDGCLSNGGMTGVSGSSTTAGASSSPATVASSPGSLSSVASPATSLVVAPSPPPPPPMPTPQPQKKVEQSATVPPPPPPPLPVVPSSSSSLPVVIKTAVDISKNRNRKKSKQKCPPKPRTIKFHEYKGPPNAQKLQPAVPSDVESSYELLLQQQQLFLQWQLEWQHKYPQIILPAKAPCSSPSAHNAAATTEDAANNLTAALLSASLPSSTCSTTAAPSPAPSTQSESMASVMSATPSNTTRITVRLEEMKVSDLKAELKKRNLPVSGSKPQLIDRLRPFVGEDATLTASRSLSRRGSQSQLQQQPQPAAQMLMADDVGPMPSPPTSNASRRVSCSSLDGSISSFRAGSSDMVLPSLSPTSSAASYSMSPSPCSVRPPSVINMDMDIEMNDASSNTLDATEIKLEAPPTPPPLPSQQQPVEQQIEDLVRGLQEEQRLLVEQQQLLRQQAAASAHEEAQQVANVATSNDPKSQQKFLLQQHLQLKMQQQQIQVQLEQLQQIQQQGPPSSPASSGRSTSSRMAARANRNAAKLQTSRNNAAASSQSSGEVPEFASPSPCEPSSEPCHPRRPPPPNYSEASRMLQQPSNNTSAGKPRVSIKSQLVDDVLDILIRNGELPPSAAHDPITPTTPRDPPPMPPPLPSHLLTKQPQALSHPAVSATEIKFPYIDINELGLNLDLDSLGEAMELGVYENHSTGPTVTPSSSSAADGRNDEVTAMEMDVSDWLDTLLPPLNGSPSLPLSSNSSVASSTSSSTSGFSSLGSDQHPYLLQQPSSHQSFSHTSNQLNQLNQPMQTLSHQQISGDPLFSSLSSDPYTDLFALEDTDMKLPGLGNTLSWDRLDFTA
- the LOC116918956 gene encoding myocardin-related transcription factor A isoform X3 translates to MNNEMLSEHEGGSGKSEDSSSSDSDSPSPPSSPPRVDDSPLQKCMDRNKQSLKVKLMMRRPYMQLVDQGIMPPLKIPASFHEQRQKLQRAKMGDLLKHKIQHRPDRTELIRQHILEADTGKVDPSLAERQRMLKRARLADSLNDQLSHRPGPLELIQKNILHTDENVERAVKEGQISFRATCEGSAIRPSHPIRYVTPEGDDSSSEGALSPSQDGSLDGCLSNGGMTGVSGSSTTAGASSSPATVASSPGSLSSVASPATSLVVAPSPPPPPPMPTPQPQKKVEQSATVPPPPPPPLPVVPSSSSSLPVVIKTAVDISKNRNRKKSKQKCPPKPRTIKFHEYKGPPNAQKLQPAVPSDVESSYELLLQQQQLFLQWQLEWQHKYPQIILPAKAPCSSPSAHNAAATTEDAANNLTAALLSASLPSSTCSTTAAPSPAPSTQSESMASVMSATPSNTTRITVRLEEMKVSDLKAELKKRNLPVSGSKPQLIDRLRPFVGEDATLTASRSLSRRGSQSQLQQQPQPAAQMLMADDVGPMPSPPTSNASRRVSCSSLDGSISSFRAGSSDMVLPSLSPTSSAASYSMSPSPCSVRPPSVINMDMDIEMNDASSNTLDATEIKLEAPPTPPPLPSQQQPVEQQIEDLVRGLQEEQRLLVEQQQLLRQQAAASAHEEAQQVANVATSNDPKSQQKFLLQQHLQLKMQQQQIQVQLEQLQQIQQQGPPSSPASSGRSTSSRMAARANRNAAKLQTSRNNAAASSQSSGEVPEFASPSPCEPSSEPCHPRRPPPPNYSEASRMLQQPSNNTSAGKPRVSIKSQLVDDVLDILIRNGELPPSAAHDPITPTTPRDPPPMPPPLPSHLLTKQPQALSHPAVSATEIKFPYIDINELGLNLDLDSLGEAMELGVYENHSTGPTVTPSSSSAADGRNDEVTAMEMDVSDWLDTLLPPLNGSPSLPLSSNSSVASSTSSSTSGFSSLGSDQHPYLLQQPSSHQSFSHTSNQLNQLNQPMQTLSHQQISGDPLFSSLSSDPYTDLFALEDTDMKLPGLGNTLSWDRLDFTA
- the LOC116918964 gene encoding uncharacterized protein LOC116918964; this translates as MSSDPSETAALSGLETVRLKRHGHRQASRRRERCRPTFGCLMITVTFTLLGTAALSASIFTDYWERIDYNVSSIDAIARRSNGTHRLTWLFNKTVARIVLNPLTSSSWPSTANGKLVRVPSNFHLGKRNASEGLSLDRPFGAPNYVQFASIDRQEEVSKIRWNGFSHPEESFNKSRILSRRKRRHVMTTHERQKRSRRRPDSLFYLIPLHGGIWHLCVDLQNDQLRMLQEMGLDREACTEYLTAGAAATASGIENDAFRVTPNYLNLHVQSKMHNLSISCAMVCVILLASAALLGAFGIIKRQISAVLITGVMYILAALFAVFSLVIMHCKRNTRRETGFVDDPLVTPTEYNEARIFSNSWSMLLGWTGSAVIFVASIFWLFLAKVMRYNQLAFFF